A window of the Gossypium arboreum isolate Shixiya-1 chromosome 2, ASM2569848v2, whole genome shotgun sequence genome harbors these coding sequences:
- the LOC108461132 gene encoding adenylosuccinate synthetase 2, chloroplastic, producing the protein MNCSSLVLDPTPVATSRCSYRRPTLHFQHHRRNFVFCSLKPVASSSLTVAESASSESLNRIGSLSQVSGVLGSQWGDEGKGKLVDILAQHFDIVARCQGGANAGHTIYNSEGKKFALHLVPSGILNEETLCVIGNGVVVHLPGLFKEIDGLEANGVSCKGRILVSDRAHLLFDFHQVVDGLREAELNKSFIGTTRRGIGPAYSSKMNRNGIRVSDLRHMDTFPQKLHNLLSDVTSRFPDFNYTPEMLKEEVENYKRYAERLEPFIADTVHVMNESIAQKKRILVEGGQATMLDIDFGTYPFVTSSSPSAGGICTGLGIAPRVVGDLIGVVKAYTTRVGSGPFPTEILGQGGDILRFAGQEFGTTTGRPRRCGWLDVVALKFCCEINGFSSLNLTKLDVLSDLPEIKLGVAYKHVDSTPVESFPADLQLLEQLKVEYEVLPGWQSDISSIRNYSDLPKAARQYVERIEELVGVPIHYIGVGPGRDALIYK; encoded by the exons ATGAATTGCTCATCTCTCGTACTCGACCCCACCCCAGTCGCCACCTCCCGGTGTAGCTACCGGCGGCCCACTCTACACTTTCAACACCACCGCCGTAACTTCGTTTTCTGTTCCTTGAAGCCCGTCGCCTCCTCTTCTTTGACCGTTGCCGAGTCAGCTTCCAGTGAGTCTCTGAATCGTATCGGTTCGCTGAGTCAGGTTTCCGGTGTGTTGGGATCTCAATGGGGTGATGAAGGCAAAGGCAAGCTTGTTGATATCTTGGCTCAACACTTCGACATCGTTGCTCGCTGTCAG GGCGGAGCGAATGCTGGTCATACAATTTACAATTCAGAGGGAAAGAAGTTTGCCCTTCACCTTGTTCCTTCTGGTATCCTTAACGAGGAGACTCTGTGTGTTATCGGAAATGGGGTGGTAGTACATTTGCCAGGTTTATTCAAAGAAATCGATGGGTTGGAAGCTAATGGGGTTTCTTGCAAAGGGAGGATATTGGTATCTGATCGTGCTCATTTGCTATTTGATTTTCATCAAGTAGTTGATGGATTAAGGGAAGCTGAGCTTAACAAGTCATTTATCGGTACAACTAGAAGAGGGATTGGACCTGCTTACTCGAGCAAGATGAACAGGAATGGCATCAGAGTAAGTGACTTGAGGCACATGGATACTTTCCCTCAGAAGCTTCATAATCTATTATCTGACGTGACTTCAAGGTTCCCGGATTTTAATTATACTCCAGAAATGCTCAAAGAAGAGGTTGAAAACTACAAGAGATATGCCGAGAGGTTGGAGCCTTTCATTGCTGATACTGTGCACGTAATGAATGAATCGATTGCACAGAAGAAGAGGATATTGGTGGAAGGAGGCCAAGCTACTATGCTCGACATTGATTTCGGTACTTATCCTTTTGTAACTTCCTCCAGTCCATCAGCTGGTGGAATCTGCACTGGGCTCGGTATTGCTCCTAGAGTTGTGGGTGATCTAATTGGAGTT GTGAAAGCATATACCACAAGAGTTGGCTCTGGTCCTTTCCCAACCGAAATCCTTGGTCAAGGTGGTGATATCCTTAGGTTTGCCGGGCAGGAGTTTGGCACCACAACTGGCCGCCCTCGTCGTTGTGGTTGGCTCGATGTAGTTGCTCTCAAGTTCTGTTGTGAGATTAACGGCTTTTCTTCTCTAAACCTCACCAAATTGGATGTTTTATCTGATCTTCCGGAAATTAAATTAGGCGTTGCTTATAAACATGTTGATAGTACACCGGTGGAATCGTTCCCAGCTGATCTTCAGCTTCTCGAACAGTTGAAG GTTGAATACGAAGTTTTGCCTGGATGGCAATCCGATATTTCTTCTATCAGAAATTATTCGGATCTTCCGAAAGCTGCACGACAATATGTCGAGAGGATAGAGGAACTTGTTGGTGTGCCTATCCATTACATCGGTGTCGGACCTGGTCGTGATGCTCTCATATACAAATAa